One genomic window of Leopardus geoffroyi isolate Oge1 chromosome C3, O.geoffroyi_Oge1_pat1.0, whole genome shotgun sequence includes the following:
- the LOC123586774 gene encoding LOW QUALITY PROTEIN: olfactory receptor 10R2-like (The sequence of the model RefSeq protein was modified relative to this genomic sequence to represent the inferred CDS: inserted 1 base in 1 codon; deleted 2 bases in 2 codons): MANSSRVTEFLLLGFSSLGEFQPVLFVLFLGLNLIIPSGNRTLLSLIRLDRSLHTPMSFFLCVLSTSEVFYTIVTLPRMLINLLSVLRTLSFVGCATQTFFFLGFAVTNCLLLGVMGYDRYAAICQPSRYPVLVNWRVCAQRAAICIVSGFLVSLVGATLVFSLPLCGSNKVNYYFCDISPVIRLACAETYTNELVXFVCGALVLVVPLLFFHTSYGLVVHTILKIPSADGNRKALPACASHLTVVIVHHGCASSVYLRPSAKYSSGKDRPVTATYTIVTPLLNPTVYSLRHRGVQLAIREMIAKTGFSLKTL; this comes from the exons ATGGCCAATTCCTCCCGGGTCACTGAATTCCTGCTGCTGGGTTTCTCCAGCCTTGGCGAATTTCAGCCTGTCCTGTTTGTCCTCTTTCTCGGCCTC AATTTGATCATCCCGAGTGGGAACCGCACCCTCTTGTCCCTCATCCGGCTGGACCGCagcctccacacccccatgtcc tttttcctctgtgtcctTTCAACCTCGGAGGTCTTCTACACCATTGTTACCCTGCCCAGGATGCTTATCAACCTGCTCTCTGTCCTCAGGACACTCTCCTTCGTGGGCTGTGCCACCCAGACGTTCTTCTTCCTTGGCTTTGCCGTCACCAACTGCCTGCTTCTGGGAGTTATGGGTTATGACCGCTATGCCGCCATCTGCCAGCCTTCGCGCTACCCGGTTCTCGTGAACTGGAGGGTATGTGCCCAGCGGGCAGCAATCTGTATTGTTAGTGGCTTCCTAGTATCTCTGGTGGGAGCAACTTTGGTCTTCAGCCTCCCTCTCTGTGGCTCCAACAAGGTCAACTACTACTTTTGCGACATCTCACCAGTTATCCGACTTGCCTGTGCTGAAACGTACACCAATGAGCTGG TCTTCGTCTGTGGCGCCTTGGTGCTAGTTGTACCCCTGCTCTTCTTCCACACCTCTTACGGCCTCGTTGTCCACACCATCCTGAAGATCCCGTCGGCTGACGGCAACCGGAAAGCCCTCCCCGCCTGTGCCTCCCACCTCACTGTGGTCATCGTCCACCATGGCTGTGCCTCCTCTGTCTACCTGCGGCCCTCAGCCAAATACTCATCAGGCAAAGACAGACCAGTGACAGCGACCTACACCATCGTCACCCCACTGTTGAACCCTACGGTGTACAGCCTTAGGCACAGAGGTGTGCAGCTGGCCATTCGGGAAATGATCGCAAAGACGGGGTTTTCTCTTAAGACTTTATAA